A segment of the Musa acuminata AAA Group cultivar baxijiao unplaced genomic scaffold, Cavendish_Baxijiao_AAA HiC_scaffold_83, whole genome shotgun sequence genome:
CAACTCCATAATTTTCTAAATTTGTTCACCCTCTAAACAAAATCCTGAGATGCTTTAGTATCTTTGTATACGCAaagaaacataaaacaaaaacactATTTCAAGTGAAATGAAGTACTCCATAGTGAAATAAAATCTACATCAAATAAAAGTTTTCACAGGTTCTAGAATGGTCCTAAAAGAGCATAAAAAATCTGAAGGCTAATGGATATTTTAGGGAACCTTTAGTCACCCAAAAAATAAAGACATAAGAAGTTACATCTtagatcaaaattatgcatagatcTCTTAGTTGTTGAATATGATTATAGTTGTGCAACACCATAAGTTTCCATATTTTCACCCTCAAAGCAAATCCAAAGATGCTTTAATATCCTTGTATCTGTGAATAAAGATTTAGCAAAGACACCATGGCAAGATTTTAAATTCATCATGTGAAAGTGCTTTAATCTGGCAATAGAGCAAcacagttcaatcttcaaagtttcttaatggtcctaaaagaatataaaattctgaagttcaactaatatcataggaaacctatagttagaaaagaaaaaagaagcatagggccataggcaattacctcttataatgcatagatctcACGATTGTCAAACACACTTCTAGAAATCTGTCGAAGGCCATATTGAATGTTATAAGAAATCTcaaatcaaaaaaaaaatgaaaaaggaaatctgaagtttgttatacggttcaatcttcaaagtttgttTTGGCAATGTGATATCTTCATGTGATACTTAAGGCCATATTGCAAGTGCTTTGTTCTGGCAATAGAGCTACACaattcaatcttcaaagtttttttatagtcctaaaagaatataaaattcttaagtttaacttatatcataggaaacctatagtcggaaagaaaaatagaagcataaggccataggcaattacctcttataatgcatagatATCTCGATTGCCAAACACTcttctaggtgtgcaatgtgATGTTTTCATGTGATACCAAGGCCATATTGAATATCATCAGAAATCTcagctcaaaaaagaaaaaaaaacaataagcATCTATCAGTTTGATCTAATTATGCATGATTAGCATACACAACAAAATATATAGTCTGCACAAAAATTCTCAAACAAAAATGAAACAAAGATAGTACCTtacaaaaaagaaacacaagaGAAGCAAATTGAAATAACTTTAAACCACATAATTAGATTATAACAATTGGACAATAATTATAGACCACATGTTTCATCAATTGGGCAATAATCATATTGATAACTATGAAATGATAAACAATAAATAGGAAACAAAAATCAAACTTGTAGCTGCAATGATAGTCATGTTGTAAATAAGCCTACTAAAATGCTGTAAAAGGCTGTAAGGCTTCTAACTTACCTTAGGCGGTTGCGCTCATATTTGAAGATCTCGAATCCATGCGCTTGTATGAAAATGTGCCTCTTTGACACCACGAAACTTCCCATTGTAATGTTACCAACAACAGATCTTCATGTCAAGCACTAGAGAAGTCTTCCATTTGGAATCTTAATCATTTCCACCTATCCGCCTTTTCATCTTATGAGAACATTAAATTGGGCAAAGGGCAGTTCAGGTTTTGTTATTTTGGGAGTCTCAAAGATATTCCAAAACCTGATTGTCTCATCTGCTGctgcagaagctactacacctCCCAGTGGACTCCCAGCCAAGGAAAGAACCCAGGATGAATGACCGGAAACCTCAACCACTCTCGTCATGGATGGGTAATTCCACAAGGTGAGTTGATTGTTCGGCGAACCATGGGAGGTCAGTAATTCAGATTTGTTTTTGTCCCATAACAATGCACAAACTTCAGAGCCAACATCAATCGAGTTCAAGCAAGCACCATTAACGGTGTTCCAAAACTTAACGCAATTATTATTGCAAcctccaccagaagccagcaAGTTGCTCCGAGTTGGGCACCAGTCAACGGCCTTCACAATGGAAGTGTGGCTACTGATCCTATGAAGCCATTGACGTTGACGTGGATGGTCACGTGAGACAAGCATGCAGGCATCCCATATGTGCACTAGTTTGTCCTGCCCTCCACTCGCCAAATACCGCCCTGACAACATggaccatttaagactacaaactCTACGCCGATGCCCATTATAGAAACAGATGAACATGTCATCCTTTCTAAAGTCATAATCAACAACAGTGCCATCAAATCTTCCGACCGTCAAGATTGAATTACTTCTCCATGCAAGTGACAACACAGGGGCCTGGTTCTCATCTTCCATCCCATCCATGACATGTCCTGTTGCTGGATCAATCAGGGCTAAATCTGAATTGCCAAATGCGACAGCTAGAACTGCACAGTCTGGCGACCAGTGGATGCAAGTGATAGATCCTCTGTCTTCTACGGGTTGTAGAAGCTTAGTCGACTCGTTTGCAGCATCCCAGAGATACACTGCGTCCTCAAGGCCAATCgccaacacattattgcttccccagtcaaggagattcaaaacattatcatccaacaAGCCGTGGATTACCAAAACCCTCTCTGATTCTTTAGGGATTCGCCTCTACTACTTCTTCTGCGGCTGAATGGGCTCGTCAAACTGGGGCAGCTTGCTGGCCGGTGCTTCAGGTGCAGTCTTGAAAGCGAGGATACGAGACCTATTCTTCAAAATGCAATCATCGATAAGCTTTTGGTATACCAACTGTATAAATAGGAAAGGGAACATGTTGTATTAAAAAAGTGAAGTTTCGCTCTtgctttggccagcgaccaaagTCATTGAGAAAGCGAAGTTTcacccttgtcttcggccagcgaccaatgttgctgtagccacattcctaagaggctccacagCCAATCATCTTCTTCACCGTGGTAGCCTTCGCTctcttgtcttcggccagcgaccaatgctcttgctcttgctctactcataACAACAGCAATCGTAACAATagtagcgatctgctcttgctctactcaggAAGTCTCTCgattgtaaaccattctttgcatcgatccaagattagtatctttatcaggagcaccatcttgcgggggcatgaaagaagataagatttccccaactatataaggaaatctctctattctattgagaaaatTCCTCTATTCataagaacaattactgaagaagctttattgaagaagtgaagaagctttattgaagaaatgaaaaatgcttttaatacattaacatgttccctctcctatttatacaaattaggagaaaggatttccctcaacagactagacgatttttctcaacagaataaagagatttccttATACAGTTGGGGAAATctgatcttctatcatgccctcgcaagatggtgctcctgattagtataccaatcttggatcgatgcaaagaatggtttacaagcgagagacttcgtgagtagggcaagagtaaATCGCTACTGTTATGATTGTTATGATTGCTGTTGTTGTGAAGGCATAGGTtttaatatattaacatgttccctctcctatttatataaattaagagaaaggatttcccttaacagaatagaggatttttctcaataaaatagagagatttcctcgtacagttggggaaatcttatattCTATCAATTGGTTAGGCGACGAAAAACGATCAAGAAAACCAGAAAAATCGATCTTCACATAAGAAAGTCGACAACCAAGAATCGATTAAAAGAACCCCAAGACCAACAAAAATTTTGAACTCTAATCAAAATTTCGACGGATGAAGAACCAAGTGAAACGAaacaaaacaagagaaaaaaaaaagaaaggaatgagatcaccgCAATAAAAATTGAAGGAAAGGACCCTCACAGCTGTACCCGTTCGTGTTCGTCGGAGAGTAGTTCCGACCTTCGCAGAACGACGAGATCGCCGAGAGCCGAGAGCCGAGAGCCGAGAGCCAAGAACGCGCGAGGGGAGAGATAGTTGTGATTGCAACAGAGTGGGCCCTCGGGTTATATAGATGCCACCCATCCCAAGCGTTACATTCTAAAATCATTCCGTTATATTTACCCAATCTACGTAGCGGGTAGTTTGACATCACACCATTATATACAGCTATCATCTACGTTAAATTTCGTGTACCTTACTCTTTTAGAATTTGTATGTTAAAGAAACAAGACGTGGTATTTTTTTTGTACGAAGCAATGTTTTTAAActactaaaattattattaatataatgagatttgatattcttttatttgtcactaaaaaagaaaatttttatttcagatttttttaatttttaaataatatctataaactgatgatatttttattaatacactaggttttgagtctcaaataataatatatcttatttttaattttaaatttaatacaaTTTTCCTTCACATAAATTATGCATCTAATTAATCCAACAAAGATCAATGAACAATTAGACAAAACTAGAAGTAAATGCTGACCATTctcaatttagatgataaatagttaaatgcttgaattattaagaaaaatatgacaattaatcagttttaatcatattaatttattattgtaattctaaccaaaattcattgaaatttcatcttaaattgtTGGATAATCATAGAGTTAGTTATTATTGTAATTCTAATCTCAATATTCAATCTATCTTATCTTTGCGAACACAAATCGATATTAGCTTTCTTATGAGTATAATCATAGAGTTAGTTAACTAGCCTCTCTTACCATACCAAGTagcaaaacaaaataataataatatttttaaaaaataaagaggaGGAATTATattgaaatatgaattaataaactATAGCCATTTACAATTCTATTTATAGAGCCTAAAAAGCATCCCAAATGTCACATTTAACTGATATTGTTGTAAGAGACATATCCtttcattaaaatatcttttatgcgTATCAAGATTATCtttacataattttaatttttaaaatataatactaataaaattatatttatttataagataatatcattagaaaaactttttatttttttctttttacctagAAAAGAATGACTTCAGGATTATGTAAAAGACTGAGAtacttttctctccctttatcaaaagaaaatgtaaaaatatctataaatcaaatacgactataatgatatattaaataataaaataatacttttaattaatatcttaataaatatagtatgaattattaaaaaaataatagtactatcaaaaaataatcatataggtTGTTGTTATTAGATATCAATTTAATTTATCCTTAAGTCATTTTTGCTATTTTTGACACAATTTTGATTAAAATGTGTTATAATTGATAAAagagcaaaaaaattaaattaaatttataagttatgaaatccataaagtagattagaaaatatttataaagagtATAAAAGAGTTTATAAAAGGTAGAACCAAAATATATGAGATACATTATTCTTAAAATAGATTCCACtacttcataaatttataaaattattataattttatttagctaAGGTGATTGAACTCCAAATCAAAAACATTCTACATGAAacctttataaatattttgtagatTGTTTCAGTTttcaaaactttgataaaaatttattattttttttaccttttcatcACATTTTAACTTGATATGTCAAGAGAACTGTGTAGACTTTGCATCACTTCAAAAAAATTTCTATTATTATCTACTTAGAATACTCTTTAAAGGATCCATAATTTGTGAAAGAGATTTTGGGGGAGATAGATATAagagtattattattaaataaaagtagaaaaatatcatttccagaattctttattacaaatgatcattaaattaaaactaggatgctttataaagtgatatagtAAGCACTAAAATTAGAATGTCTTATGAAAAGATATAATAAGCCATGTAGTAGTTTTTGTTGTACAAAGCTGATTGCAAGCTTCTATGAGTACATTTACTCCCATTAatatatatcttaaaaaaaagttttgtgattattgatattcttttatattacaaataatattatttttatcataatatgaacacctagaaaagagaaaaagagatgatcatatgaaattaaCTAGAGCTTATCGAAGTAAGATTTTCTttttaggcaagattttgattttctaaaataaaatGATTGAAGGTAAAATCCATCAAACAAAATTACATATGTAGTAAAAATCATCATACCACCTAAAATGGTATAAAACATGTTATGCGTACTAGTCTAAATGTGGATCGGTATGCGAATTGCTCTTGTTTTAAGTGGTCTAATCTAGATTATATATGAAAACCTTAGAATCACCATATTTCTCATTATGTTGTTGCTATTGGATGGTGCTCACTCATTAGCCAGCATTTCTCTCTTTGGTACATACTTTCTTCTTAtcattctcctcttctttcttcatgtcctttctcactactttgtctcctctttctcctctttcaccgctttatctttttcttcatcctccctcctttgatccatcttctttcttctttctccttcactgcttcctcttcttccttcttcccaatCCAACACAAATTGATATAGGACAAAAGCATATTATTGAATTCTCTTATATTAACAACTACATAAATACCTTTATGTTCAACATGACCTCTTTTGAGTTTGGCTTCTCAAATGGATTCTCATATTATTAGATACTTCAATCACCATCATTTTGTGTTTGTCCAATGATCTTATATAGTATaaggtttatatattttattttcaaatacaaaatatttaaaaatattaagaaagacAAGGTTAAACAACATAATTGTTCCATTTATTTATAGTCATTGCTTGAAATATCGGaaagaaaatatattagaaaaatatattttctattagtAACTCATTGCAAAATTACTATCATATTTGGTACATTTAGATGCTTTCTCTATTTAATAACCTTTTTTACTTTAGAGGAGTCTTGTCTAAGTGGAATTAGAATACTTTGGGTGATATTAATGACAAAGTTGATATTAATAAGTTATAGCTTCTAGATGCCATTGCTATTATCTTAAACAAGGATATTATAGAGTTGGGATCCCTTTATAATCACATTCAGACTCTTACTAGGTATGTTAACCTAAAGACTTCGGTCAAGATCAAGTTTAGATAGATTCAGAACGAGAATAGGGATatgagattttatcataatttaattattgatagatataagtagaatttcattcataacattacCATTAGTGTACTTATGAACCTGAGCTTGTCTCTCATAAATTCATCTCCTTTTATTCTCAATTTTATGGTGAGGATATGAATaagccctttttttattttaattctaaatcCCTTTAGCCTAATATGAATAGTATTCTTAATGATCAAGGTTCTAAGTTCATTAGATATTTTAACAAATATAAAATCTGTAAGTTTCTTAGGTTGTTCGACTTTAGTAAAAGTCCTAGGACTGATAGGTATACTTTTAAATTTTATCAATACAACTGACATACTAAAAAAGATTATCTTGTTAAGgcctttaattaattatattttcatgGCTTTTTGTTAGTTGATTAGACTAGAACCTTCTCTGTCTTCATCCCTAAATATTTCATTCctagaaaaattttatatttttcatcccaTTTCTCTAGGTAATGTGGTGTATAATGTTTTGTCTAAGCTTTTAGCTTCTCATATCAAATCTCTCTTGAATAATTTGTTTCGTATTGAGTAATCAGCTTTTCTTTCAAgtagaagtattcatgataatattttgatagcTTAAGAAGTGGTTCATTCTACGTTTGAAATAAGGGTAAGAGTCCTTTAGTTATGTTTAAAATTGATCTTGAAAAAGAATATGACCATCTTTCTTAGGATGTCATTATttgcatttatattattttaaattattttatataatttatgtCTTCGATTAAAACTCATATTTCTATTTATATCTTTTCATATCTTATTAATTGTAAGGGATTAAGGTATTTCAAGCGCAATAGGGGTATCGGGGACTAATATCCCTATATCTATACATCATTGTGGCTCAAATCCTTTCTTGCCTATTTCATAAGGCTATTGATGATAAGTTGCTTaccctatttaaatttaaaaatgtatATGTTTCTCTCATATTATATATGTAAATGATATTTTGACATGCTTTAGGGTGAATAAAAGATTTTGTGAAACCATTAAGGATAATCTCAAGGCTTATGAGACTCTTATGAATCAACTCATTAATCTtagtaaatatgattttttttttctcgtagcATGAGAGTTGGTAAGAGAAAGTTCCATTTTAAATATCTTAGTACTATAATCATCCCTCATAGAATTCTTAAATCGCCCTTTGATATTATGTTGAAGTCTTCATGGTAAAATTGATTCTTGGAATAGGTCTAAGTTATCCTAGGCTGGTGGGTGTTAGAAtcataatgacactaagaggagagggtgaattagtattataataaattttaactgATTTTAAAGGTCCATTAATAAATCCATATTGGAAATGAAATTAACCAAAAATGTGAGTAAGGGTTCTAAGTAAAGTAAATTAGTAAGTAACAATAAATTAAAATCAAGAGAAAcaatacaaatcgatttatagtggttcaatctttCCGACTTATATTTGCTCTCGATTTCTCTTTCATCGAGGTCAttggctttcactactgatcttcttttcaacagatgaaaatcaactatcattgttatagcttttatccttttaataggcttatgagagaacctccacactcactcttttataataTCTCTTATCTCCTATAAGTTAGAATCACCTCCTATAACTCagaatcacctctaaactcaAAAAAAGAGACTTAAATAATATCCAAAGAGAGAGCTACAACTCTTTACCAACTTATAAATTGATGCTCCATCAACCAAACcttagtgaggtatttataggccccaagaggcttaaaaaatagagtcaaaaaatttaaatcccctaaATTTTAGGGCATAGGCGGTACTATCGTTGACACATGGTAGTACTACCgttataacttttgatattacaATTTTAGACTTTTGGACAGTaccattattataatttttaaattttaagtaaTACCACCATCaatataggtggtaccactaccggtAGCACTGATAAATAATGTTTATGCTTATCGGTTGacttaagcggtaccaccacttgtgcctAGTAGTACCACTACCCAAGCCAACTCAAGTCCATTGTTTTAGCCTTTTAATAGGCCTAATTTAACCTTGGTCAAAGCCCATTGGCTTTATCAACAAGTTGACATGGTTTTGGcccaatcctaacttagtttGACCTAAAAAGATATCAAACAGAACTTTAATAATTCAACAACATATCCTGCACAATTACAAAGCTTTCAACATGTTGTATGATATTTTGGCAagtcgtccaatcttttgatacttTATCTGAAACTCTGGTATGTCGCCCTTTCCATCAGCATATCACTCAATCTATCGGCATGTCAACTTTTCTACGATATATGTTATTTTAGCATAATATCTAATTCTTCTAGCAAGATACCCAAACTTATAGCATAAAGTTCAATCATCCAACTCTATGTCTAATTTCCAACATAATACTTTTCTTAGCAcaatgtttgattctcctacttcgacaATTTGCCCTTGATGGTTCGAGTCCTTGATCGATATATTTCCTATGTCACTtctctcaaaagtatattagtttgtgaactcattaattgattttattatcaaaatatagaaTTGGATCAccctcattaattttttttaaatgtcaCCCTTTTTCATGTTTTAAATGTCTTGATACTTAAAAAAGTGTTTCAGAATATTATATTAAGGATTTCTTATAGTAAAAATTTGATAATACTAATGGCTTTATCTAATTTCCTAGGATATTATTACGCTCCCCAAACAAGATGGTGGTTAGGGCATTCATTTGACCACTACTAGTCTTGCTCTTTAAGTGAAAAAGAGTTTCCATAGTGCTGAATTAGGAGTCCAATCTTTAGGTCAAAGTGATTACTGTTAAATGACATTATCTCCCCTTATA
Coding sequences within it:
- the LOC135654969 gene encoding cell division cycle 20.2, cofactor of APC complex-like; translation: MGGIYITRGPTLLQSQLSLPSRVLGSRLSALGSRRSRRSAKLVYQKLIDDCILKNRSRILAFKTAPEAPASKLPQFDEPIQPQKNNNVLAIGLEDAVYLWDAANESTKLLQPVEDRGSITCIHWSPDCAVLAVAFGNSDLALIDPATGHVMDGMEDENQAPVLSLAWRSNSILTVGRFDGTVVDYDFRKDDMFICFYNGHRRRVCSLKWSMLSGRYLASGGQDKLVHIWDACMLVSRDHPRQRQWLHRISSHTSIVKAVDWCPTRSNLLASGGGCNNNCVKFWNTVNGACLNSIDVGSEVCALLWDKNKSELLTSHGSPNNQLTLWNYPSMTRVVEVSGHSSWVLSLAGSPLGGVVASAAADETIRSVVGNITMGSFVVSKRHIFIQAHGFEIFKYERNRLRYKDIKASLDLL